From the genome of bacterium:
GCCGGCGGCGCTTCTCCTCCCGGGTCCTGAGCTGTCTCGTCCTGGGAGCTGCCCTGATCCCGGGGGTTGCCCTTATCCTAGGGGCCTCGCCGGCTACCGGCGGGGCGCAGCCGTTCGTCGCGGTCGAACTGTCACGGTCCTCGGTGCGCCAGGGTGAGGCGCTAGGGCTCTTCGTGCGGACATCCGCGCCGGCGGCACGCGTGGAGATCCGCTTTGCCGGGCGACGGTGGCCTGCCTACCGCGCCGGGGAGTCTGGGTGGCGCACGGTCCTGGGCACCGACCCGAACACGCCGCCAGGCCGCCACACCTTGACCGTGGAGGTGTCCGACCTGGGGCTGGCGAGTCTCACCGCCCGGCGCACGGTCACGGTCGTCCGCGTAGCGTTTCCAAGGCGCGAGATCACCTTTGATCCCGCCCTGGCACCCCTGCTGACGCAAGAGGCCGCGGAGCGTGAGCGCAGGCGCGTTGTGCAAGCGCTGCGGGTCCTGCATCCGTCCCATCTCTGGACAGACCCGTTCACCCTGCCGCTCGAAGGTAAGCTCACCTCTGAATACGGCGTGCTGAGCATCTACCAGAAGCAGGTCAGGGGTTTCCATGGAGGCGTGGACATCCAGGCGCCACCAGGCACACCGGTCCGATCAGCCGGCCGCGGCATCGTGCGCCTGGCCGAGTTTCTTCCGCTCAGCGGTCACGCGGTGCTGGTGGATCACGGCCTGGGGGTTGTCACGTCGTACCTGCACATGTCGGAGATAGGCGTGCGCGTCGGGCAGAAGGTTGGCAGGGGCGAAATCTTGGGCCGTGTGGGGAGCACAGGGTTGTCCACCGGCCCCCACCTCCACTGGGGGCTGCGCGTGAACGGGACCAAGGTGGACCCTATGCGGTGGACAACGCGGTAGAGCCCCACCGGCGCTACGGATGGAATCGGTACCGCCAGTAGGTGCGCTTCTTCTCTCGCTCCTGCCTGCCCGTCATCTCGGTGATTGCGATCTCAACAACCAGGCACTTGGATGCGTCTTCCAGAGATATCTCCCCAGCACCAGACCGCAGGCACTGGTTGAAGTCGTTCAGCGCCCTCCTGCGCTCCTCGAGGTCCTCGATCACACGCGCCCTGCCGTGACAGATGACGCTGTCAT
Proteins encoded in this window:
- a CDS encoding M23 family metallopeptidase, translated to MGITLADCRNDLLVWLVRRRRRFSSRVLSCLVLGAALIPGVALILGASPATGGAQPFVAVELSRSSVRQGEALGLFVRTSAPAARVEIRFAGRRWPAYRAGESGWRTVLGTDPNTPPGRHTLTVEVSDLGLASLTARRTVTVVRVAFPRREITFDPALAPLLTQEAAERERRRVVQALRVLHPSHLWTDPFTLPLEGKLTSEYGVLSIYQKQVRGFHGGVDIQAPPGTPVRSAGRGIVRLAEFLPLSGHAVLVDHGLGVVTSYLHMSEIGVRVGQKVGRGEILGRVGSTGLSTGPHLHWGLRVNGTKVDPMRWTTR